In Hyperolius riggenbachi isolate aHypRig1 chromosome 10, aHypRig1.pri, whole genome shotgun sequence, a genomic segment contains:
- the LOC137534656 gene encoding gastrula zinc finger protein XlCGF26.1-like isoform X1 translates to MDIAMDNQLALISPDRSNNRNPPERWTGPLYPRVYTQEVLTIPQRYQGEDVITIKAKVREEAEETNIRSDEKEEEIPSQICIDGSSHRNPPERCTGPLYSQDCTQEDPTIPHHYQGKDIFIIEVAIKEEPEETYVRRDQLCKVEEIPSHVSTDGRDVGSTSEGHLISPPDYNAEDNGVTQYSPGGNPITGNTQHRLYHEYFSHPEESAGRLLPVTPSIYQSSHTADKSKHLPNPEESSSPQTHTVKQEVEKRFSCPECDKCYNKKSNLVVHMRVHTGERPFSCSECGKCYIQKGPLLAHQRIHTGERPFSCSECGKYFIQKNHLLAHQRSHTGERPFSCSECGKSFSQTQHLVKHKRSHTGELPFPCSQCGKSFTDKSILLIHQTSHTGEHPFLCTACGKGFKLKERLLRHKRVHTGERPFSCSECEKCFSEKRTLVRHQRLHTGERPFLCTECGKNFTDQSSFRIHLKIHTGQRPVSCSECGKQFIDKTSLLVHQRIHTGERPFSCSECGKCFSQKAPLLAHQRIHTGERPFSCSECEKCFRYKRALLSHQIKHTGKYPFSCSVCGKGFGRKAHLLKHQRTHRGEHNFF, encoded by the exons atagatccaataacagaaacccaccagagagatggacaggtcctctttatcccCGGGTTTATACACAGGAAGTACTCACCATCCCCCAACGTTATCAG GGTGAAGATGTGATCACTATTAAAGCCAAGGTTagagaggaagcagaagagacaaATATTAGGAGTGATGAAAAGGAGGAGGAAATTCCTTCTCAAATCTGTATAG ATGGATCCAgtcacagaaacccaccagagagatgtacaggtcctctttattcccaggactgTACCCAGGAAGATCccaccatcccccaccattatcag GGAAAAGACATTTTTATTATTGAAGTAGCAAttaaagaagaaccagaagagacgtatgtgaggcgcGATCAGCTGTGTAAGGTGGAGGAAATCCCTTCACATGTCAGCACAG ATGGACGGGATGTGGGCAGCACCTCGGAGGGACATCTTATATCTCCTCCTGATTATAATGCAGAAGATAATGGCGTCACACAATATTCTCCAGGAGGAAACCCCATTACTGGAAATACACAGCACAGACTTTATCATGAGTATTTCTCTCATCCTGAGGAATCTGCTGGCAGATTACTTCCTGTTACCCCGAGTATCTATCAAAGTTCTCACACTGCTGATAAGTCAAAACATTTGCCTAATCCTGAGGAATCCTCCTCCCCTCAAACTCACACTGTTAAACAGGAGGTAGAGAAGAGGTTCTCATGTCCTGAATGTGACAAATGCTACAACAAGAAGTCAAATCTTGTTGTCCATATGAGAGTGCATACTGGGGAGAGgccattttcatgttcagagtgtgggaaatgttacatTCAGAAAGGTCCCCTTCTTGCTCACCAGAGGATCCACACAGGTGAACGCCCtttctcatgttcagagtgtgggaaatatttcattCAGAAAAATCACCTTCTCGCACACCAGCGGAGCCACACAGGTGAGcgccctttttcatgttcagagtgtgggaagtctTTCAGTCAGACACAACACCTTGTTAAACacaagagaagtcacacaggtgagctGCCTTTTCCATGTTCACAGTGTGGGAAATCATTCACAGATAAAAGTATCCTACTTATACACCAGACAAGTCACACTGGGGAGCATCCATTTTTGTGTACtgcgtgtgggaaaggttttaagCTGAAAGAGCGCCTTCTAAGACACAAGAGGGTACACACAGGGGAGcgccctttttcatgttcagagtgtgaaaAGTGTTTCAGTGAGAAAAGAACCCTTGTTAGACACCAGAGACTTCATACTGGTGAGCGGCCATTTTTATGTACTGAATGCGGGAAAAACTTCACTGACCAATCATCCTTTCGTATTCACCTGAAAATTCACACAGGCCAGCGCCCAgtctcatgttcagagtgtgggaaacagtTCATTGACAAAACATCTTTGCTCGtacaccagagaattcacacaggggAGCGCCCtttctcatgttcagagtgtgggaagtgcTTCAGCCAGAAAGCACCTCTGCTTGCgcatcagagaattcacacaggcgaGCGCCCTTTCTCTTGCTCAGAATGTGAGAAATGCTTCCGCTACAAAAGAGCCCTTCTTTCACACCAGATAAAACATACCGGCAAgtatcctttttcatgttcagtgtGTGGAAAAGGTTTTGGTCGAAAAGCACATCTCCTTAAACACCAGCGAACCCATAGAGGTGAGCATAATTTCTTCTGA
- the LOC137534656 gene encoding gastrula zinc finger protein XlCGF26.1-like isoform X2, whose protein sequence is METKEAYVRGGEPYKEEEEIPSQIGTDGSSHRNPPERCTGPLYSQDCTQEDPTIPHHYQGKDIFIIEVAIKEEPEETYVRRDQLCKVEEIPSHVSTDGRDVGSTSEGHLISPPDYNAEDNGVTQYSPGGNPITGNTQHRLYHEYFSHPEESAGRLLPVTPSIYQSSHTADKSKHLPNPEESSSPQTHTVKQEVEKRFSCPECDKCYNKKSNLVVHMRVHTGERPFSCSECGKCYIQKGPLLAHQRIHTGERPFSCSECGKYFIQKNHLLAHQRSHTGERPFSCSECGKSFSQTQHLVKHKRSHTGELPFPCSQCGKSFTDKSILLIHQTSHTGEHPFLCTACGKGFKLKERLLRHKRVHTGERPFSCSECEKCFSEKRTLVRHQRLHTGERPFLCTECGKNFTDQSSFRIHLKIHTGQRPVSCSECGKQFIDKTSLLVHQRIHTGERPFSCSECGKCFSQKAPLLAHQRIHTGERPFSCSECEKCFRYKRALLSHQIKHTGKYPFSCSVCGKGFGRKAHLLKHQRTHRGEHNFF, encoded by the exons ATGGAGACAAAAGAGGCATATGTAAGAGGTGGTGAGCCatataaggaggaggaggaaatccCTTCACAGATTGGCACAG ATGGATCCAgtcacagaaacccaccagagagatgtacaggtcctctttattcccaggactgTACCCAGGAAGATCccaccatcccccaccattatcag GGAAAAGACATTTTTATTATTGAAGTAGCAAttaaagaagaaccagaagagacgtatgtgaggcgcGATCAGCTGTGTAAGGTGGAGGAAATCCCTTCACATGTCAGCACAG ATGGACGGGATGTGGGCAGCACCTCGGAGGGACATCTTATATCTCCTCCTGATTATAATGCAGAAGATAATGGCGTCACACAATATTCTCCAGGAGGAAACCCCATTACTGGAAATACACAGCACAGACTTTATCATGAGTATTTCTCTCATCCTGAGGAATCTGCTGGCAGATTACTTCCTGTTACCCCGAGTATCTATCAAAGTTCTCACACTGCTGATAAGTCAAAACATTTGCCTAATCCTGAGGAATCCTCCTCCCCTCAAACTCACACTGTTAAACAGGAGGTAGAGAAGAGGTTCTCATGTCCTGAATGTGACAAATGCTACAACAAGAAGTCAAATCTTGTTGTCCATATGAGAGTGCATACTGGGGAGAGgccattttcatgttcagagtgtgggaaatgttacatTCAGAAAGGTCCCCTTCTTGCTCACCAGAGGATCCACACAGGTGAACGCCCtttctcatgttcagagtgtgggaaatatttcattCAGAAAAATCACCTTCTCGCACACCAGCGGAGCCACACAGGTGAGcgccctttttcatgttcagagtgtgggaagtctTTCAGTCAGACACAACACCTTGTTAAACacaagagaagtcacacaggtgagctGCCTTTTCCATGTTCACAGTGTGGGAAATCATTCACAGATAAAAGTATCCTACTTATACACCAGACAAGTCACACTGGGGAGCATCCATTTTTGTGTACtgcgtgtgggaaaggttttaagCTGAAAGAGCGCCTTCTAAGACACAAGAGGGTACACACAGGGGAGcgccctttttcatgttcagagtgtgaaaAGTGTTTCAGTGAGAAAAGAACCCTTGTTAGACACCAGAGACTTCATACTGGTGAGCGGCCATTTTTATGTACTGAATGCGGGAAAAACTTCACTGACCAATCATCCTTTCGTATTCACCTGAAAATTCACACAGGCCAGCGCCCAgtctcatgttcagagtgtgggaaacagtTCATTGACAAAACATCTTTGCTCGtacaccagagaattcacacaggggAGCGCCCtttctcatgttcagagtgtgggaagtgcTTCAGCCAGAAAGCACCTCTGCTTGCgcatcagagaattcacacaggcgaGCGCCCTTTCTCTTGCTCAGAATGTGAGAAATGCTTCCGCTACAAAAGAGCCCTTCTTTCACACCAGATAAAACATACCGGCAAgtatcctttttcatgttcagtgtGTGGAAAAGGTTTTGGTCGAAAAGCACATCTCCTTAAACACCAGCGAACCCATAGAGGTGAGCATAATTTCTTCTGA